TGTTTCTTCATCTGGTTTtcagaagaaaaggaaacttgGTACTTCGTTATTGGTGCTAGGAACAGGCAGTGGTGATGTATTGGCATTAGATGTAGCTGCTGGCCAGTTAAAATGGAGAGTCAATGATTGTCATCCTGGGTAAGTTGCTGGTTATGTGATATTTCTGATGTATTTGTTTTTCCTTGCcttatttcatttttcacaTGAGGCTTTCTGTTGATGTACTTACTTTCATATGGAAATTATTTCTACGTAAAATTGTCCAGAGTTTTTATGGTGTTCTGTTTATAACTGATTGATTATTCAGTTATTGCTTGGCCTCAAATAGATTATGGGTATGTAAATGAAATGATTGTTTGTAGATTTTCACAGTTAGGAATCTAGTGCAAAATAATGTATGTTGCCTTCAAGTCCAATTAATGCATGTAGGATTTCGCTGATTTCTTGGAATAACATAAGTAAACCAGAAGCAAGTTTCTCTTATCCCAATTATTATGAttcaaaactgtacaaaataAGTGAACTACATAAGATAGACTACATAAGATAGATTGCATGATTAAGTATCCTAAGCTTCTCTTTTGAATTATATATGTGCAGAGGAGTCAGTGCAATTTCATTTGCGCCACATGGTTCATGCATTTGCACTGCTGGTGCTGATGGAATGGTTTGTGAACTTGACTCCATGTCAGGCAATTTGTCAAACAAGTTCAGAGCTTCTACAAAGTCAATATCATCAATCTCTATGTCATCAGGTTTGAATGTTTATATGATTTCAATAAGTAATGTAGATATTTCCTTTGCCTTATGAAAATCCTGCTTAAGTTGGTGGATCTGGAGAATTTAGGATAGTTTTACTGGTATTGTTAGATCTAGTCCTTTCAAGCAAGTTATAATGTCAAAAATTCGTTGTTTTGGAtccaaattcaaacaatggtaTAATATACTTTCATTGATGTCATATAAGTCTAAATCCTGGAGATGATTTCAGCTGTGTGCGCTTTGGTAGGATTCCTAAAGGTGCTTCTTTTTGGTTGAGAATCCAACATAAGGTCTTCTTTAAAGCAATTTAGATTAAGTTTGGTGTTATGAAAACATCCAGTGTCTTCATAAGGATGATTGGTTATTTTGATTGATCGTCAAATAGCAGTTTAAGCTTCCTATAATGATCTCTCTCGCTAAAACTTGGGGGTGATATTTTTGCAATTTCTCGCTGTAACATCTCCTGTTTGTCAAAAGTAATTCTTGTCTGGAAACAAGTTTTCTAGTGACAAAGTACCAAGTTACATTAGTTTACTAAATGAAGGTAACGAAGAAGGTAGCGAAGCAACTTTATTTAAGTATATTCAATGGCAAGTCGTGTAATGAAGGCCTCATTTGTAGTTAGTTCATCGGTGTAATGGGTTTTCTGCACAGCTTCTATGTCCACTCTATGGATTTTATTCAGCTTATTTCTAAGGATTTCATTAAATTAGCAACATTAAAAGAGTGTCAAAAAATGTGAAAATGATTTTAGGGTGTGTTTACGATGGGCTCCAATCCTTAAAAATGTCCCTCTGAGGAGCACGAGTAGTATTATAGCCATTATAGCCATTATAGTTGATTGGATGGTTTACCCTGAATGACTTTTTTTTAGAAGTTCCAGATGATCTTGTCATACTTGGCTTGGTTGATTCCTGTTTTCATGAATTCAATAATCTGTGTTTCCCTTTCATTAGCTCAAGTGTCTATAGGAATGTTGCAAATGTGAGTTTTGCCTTTTGAATTTGTTTCTTTGAGCTAATCACTGTTTTCGACTTTTTGTTCAATGATTCAGATGGGAAGATATTAGCTACTGCTGCAGCACAGTTGAAGATTTTTAGTTCTTCAGATCACAAAAAGCTACAGAAATTTTCAGGCCATCCTGTGAGTTGTTATGCAActtacttttgtttttctgaaattttctttattcttttgttttctttaatgGAAATAGTTTGTGCATTTGTATGGTATTGTGTCAATTAATGCACAGTATTCTCCCATTGCTTCTTAACAGGGGGCTGTCCGTTGTATGGTCTTTTCTGATGATGGAAAATATGTCCTTTCTTCTGCTGTGGGTGAACGATATGTTGCAATTTGGAGGATAGACGGGGGTAAAAAGCAAGCAGCATGCTGTTTTCTCTCAATGGACCATCCTGCTATCTTTTTGGAATGCAGGTCCATTGCTACTAGCGATTCAGATGATGCAGGCCTGTGTATTTTGGCCATTTCAGAAATGGGTGTATGTTACTTCTGGTATGGGAATAGTATAAAGGAATTGAATAATTTGAAGCCCACAAAAATCTGCATGTCTTATGATGACACGTTACCAAAGAAGCACAAGGGAGCACTGCCTAATATATTTGCTGCAAAGCTACAAAGTGTTGCCAAACCTGGCTTTGGTCATGTTTTTATCGCATATGGTTCATTAGTGAAGCCtttgtttgaaaaaattttggtgcAACCTGGGACAGATGTAAAGTTAAGCAGTTCACTTGATGGATTTCTTCTACCAATCAGTCAATCACACAAATCTAAGAAAGCAACAGACAATCACAATCAAAGTAAGGTGGTTATTCTCTATATAGGTGCAGAAAATTGCTGTGAGCATCTTGGATTTTCATTATTTGCTTTTGTTGACAGTGATCCCAAGCTAGTTTCAGTTGTTTGAGATTACTAGGAATATAAACATCCCTAAATGTCACGAAATGTGAAATTATGTTTTTACTTCATGTCTAATTAAATCAGAATCTGCTAAATGAATGGTCTGTGAATCTGCTTTTCATTCATGATCTATCAACTGATTATCTGATTTTTTATGAAATTGCTAGATGACTTGGTTGACTACATGGTTCGTGCAAGTTATATTGCGTTGGAtgcttcattttttattttctttgggtGTCGTCTTCTGTGTGGGTGCTTCCTGCACATTCAGTTGCCACCATACATGATTACTTTTTCATGCCTCATAATTCAAAAGGCATCAAAACATTCAATATATTGCCACTGATTCAAACACAATTTGTGTACATGTAAAACATGATGCTTAGCTGAATGCTTTTGGCATTATTGGCTATTTCTTTGACTGTTCTGCATGACTGGCCTAATTGGTTTATCATCAGTTTTGATTATTAACAATTATTACATCTCATTATCTGATTGGTAATAgaattatttttgttgtttggaTGGGCATAAAGACCATTAAGTTGGTTGAAATTAGTAATTAGCTCCCAAGATTATCATTTTACCCCTGTGACCTCATGATTTGTTGAAATAATTGTAGACTATCAATTTGTCATTATTTTGAGAGAATATGAGGCAAGCATGGATTCTCCAGTATATCATTTATTCTAACTTCTTTGTTCTTTGCAGATATCTATATGTATAGATGTTTCCTTTGCATTGATTATCATTCTTCTGATGATAAACAGTTACTGCTTTGGATCGTGCAAGTGCTGAAGATGCCTTACTTCCAATGCCTAAGATATTTCACCTGGTTGATAAGAATGACAGAGTTAAGCCTGTGGTGAGTAGAGGTATGTTGATCGATTCTACTTGAGAATTGATGTATATGGGTT
The nucleotide sequence above comes from Coffea eugenioides isolate CCC68of unplaced genomic scaffold, Ceug_1.0 ScVebR1_2203;HRSCAF=3192, whole genome shotgun sequence. Encoded proteins:
- the LOC113756357 gene encoding uncharacterized protein LOC113756357; the protein is MKSSNIRDILTSFSPSLDFFAITTGDGRIKIWDTVKGQVQTEFADIISSETRNEFFSKPESGGHLSVDYKCMAWLSLDKKKKRKLGTSLLVLGTGSGDVLALDVAAGQLKWRVNDCHPGGVSAISFAPHGSCICTAGADGMVCELDSMSGNLSNKFRASTKSISSISMSSDGKILATAAAQLKIFSSSDHKKLQKFSGHPGAVRCMVFSDDGKYVLSSAVGERYVAIWRIDGGKKQAACCFLSMDHPAIFLECRSIATSDSDDAGLCILAISEMGVCYFWYGNSIKELNNLKPTKICMSYDDTLPKKHKGALPNIFAAKLQSVAKPGFGHVFIAYGSLVKPLFEKILVQPGTDVKLSSSLDGFLLPISQSHKSKKATDNHNQITALDRASAEDALLPMPKIFHLVDKNDRVKPVVSRDALCKLNVDQATFSMEDRLRSLGILNDRDGLTSSSMSDSGILKDINLAVSTPPRKMKANVVSLGASEAYDLLKVLVAAWQSRSCFGRYVLPWIHCILLSHIKYVVSQEPKTQLLESLYKLCKSKETAMPSLLQLSGRLQLVMAQIDKATKSNEPTLIHDEELDESEDDDVDEVLYGVDEDSQIDSDSDE